A window of the Mucilaginibacter sp. cycad4 genome harbors these coding sequences:
- a CDS encoding response regulator transcription factor, translating to MKILIIEDEEGLRESIEEYFTEAGNICETAASYAAALAKVELYRYDCILLDITLPGGNGIDILKTLKANNYTDGVLIISAKNSLDDRLQGLDLGADDYLVKPFHLSELKARVSAIIRRKMFNGSNVLNFNELSIDLMAKTVAVNGIPVKFTRKEFALLIYFISNKGKVISKNAIAEHLWGDGIDLANNFDFIYSHIKNIRKKIMEAGGKDYIYAAYGMGYKFADQ from the coding sequence TTGAAAATACTCATCATCGAAGACGAAGAAGGCCTGCGCGAAAGTATTGAAGAATATTTTACCGAAGCCGGCAACATTTGCGAAACCGCGGCCAGCTATGCAGCAGCCCTTGCCAAGGTTGAACTTTACCGTTACGATTGTATCCTGCTGGATATCACCCTGCCCGGCGGCAATGGTATTGATATATTAAAAACGCTTAAAGCCAATAACTATACCGACGGGGTGCTCATTATATCAGCCAAAAACTCGCTCGATGACCGCCTGCAAGGCCTTGACCTGGGTGCTGATGATTACCTGGTAAAGCCCTTTCACCTTTCGGAATTGAAAGCAAGGGTATCGGCCATCATCAGGCGTAAAATGTTCAATGGCAGCAACGTGCTTAACTTTAACGAGCTCAGCATCGACCTGATGGCTAAAACGGTAGCTGTAAACGGCATCCCCGTAAAGTTTACCCGTAAAGAGTTCGCCCTGCTCATCTATTTCATATCCAACAAAGGCAAGGTAATTTCAAAAAATGCCATTGCCGAACATTTATGGGGCGATGGCATCGACCTGGCCAATAATTTTGACTTCATTTACTCGCACATTAAAAACATCCGTAAAAAAATAATGGAAGCCGGCGGTAAGGATTATATTTATGCCGCCTATGGCATGGGCTACAAATTTGCCGATCAGTAA
- a CDS encoding HAMP domain-containing sensor histidine kinase produces MKLSERYNRVNLIATIVIMLITGAIYYQAISLILTNQKDNSLKVEEQEVFDYVKLNHHLPQVFDSKDQQITFISADPNSVKREFFNTTYYREKDEPESGRGLISSVTVGGRYYKILIVESKVETEDLIQIIFGITIGVILLLLLVLVITNRLILGRLWQPFYSILSELKLFNVTDSREMPSPNTTIDEFKELQAEVTAMAERVKKDYKDLKTFTENASHELLTPIAVINSKLDTLIQTENFSEHQSKLLNDLYSAVSRLSRLNQSLLLLVKIENKLLNDRQHLDLQELIEELLYQLEDIFSDKEITVISTIGEKEIEASNYLIEILLNNLIINAVRHNRTGGEIIISLTAENLTIKNTGEQIALNPENIFTRFHKASTSEGSGLGLTISKQICESLDYQLVYNYEEPYHIFTVNF; encoded by the coding sequence ATGAAGCTTTCGGAAAGGTATAACCGGGTAAATTTAATCGCTACTATTGTTATCATGCTGATAACCGGTGCCATTTATTACCAGGCCATCAGCCTCATCCTCACTAATCAAAAAGACAATTCACTTAAGGTTGAGGAGCAGGAAGTTTTTGATTACGTAAAGCTCAATCACCACCTGCCCCAGGTTTTTGACTCGAAAGACCAGCAGATCACCTTTATTTCGGCCGACCCTAACTCAGTTAAACGCGAATTTTTTAACACTACTTATTACCGCGAAAAAGACGAACCGGAATCCGGTCGCGGGTTAATCAGCTCGGTAACAGTTGGCGGCAGGTACTATAAGATCCTGATAGTTGAATCGAAAGTAGAAACTGAAGACCTGATCCAGATCATCTTCGGCATTACCATTGGCGTTATCTTATTACTGCTGCTGGTGCTGGTAATCACTAACCGCCTCATATTAGGCAGGCTTTGGCAGCCTTTTTATAGTATCCTGAGCGAGTTAAAACTCTTTAACGTTACCGACAGTCGTGAAATGCCATCTCCCAATACTACTATCGACGAATTTAAAGAGCTCCAGGCCGAAGTTACCGCCATGGCTGAAAGGGTAAAAAAAGACTACAAAGACCTTAAAACCTTTACCGAAAATGCCTCGCATGAGCTGCTTACCCCTATTGCTGTCATCAACTCCAAACTGGACACCCTGATCCAGACAGAAAATTTCAGCGAACACCAAAGCAAATTGCTGAATGATCTTTACAGCGCCGTATCGCGCCTGAGCAGGCTTAACCAGTCGCTGTTACTACTGGTGAAGATTGAGAACAAACTACTGAACGACCGACAGCACCTGGATTTGCAGGAACTGATAGAGGAACTGCTGTATCAATTGGAGGATATTTTCAGCGACAAAGAAATAACAGTTATTTCAACAATTGGCGAAAAGGAAATTGAGGCCAGCAATTACCTTATTGAGATATTATTAAATAACCTCATCATCAACGCAGTTAGGCATAACCGCACTGGCGGCGAGATCATCATCAGCCTCACAGCCGAAAATTTAACCATCAAAAACACCGGCGAGCAGATAGCCCTTAACCCCGAAAATATCTTTACCCGCTTTCATAAAGCATCCACATCCGAAGGCAGCGGACTGGGGCTTACCATCTCCAAACAGATCTGCGAAAGTTTGGATTATCAGTTGGTTTATAATTATGAAGAGCCTTATCATATTTTCACCGTTAACTTTTAA
- a CDS encoding TolC family protein, whose amino-acid sequence MTIRIKWVFGFLFCLLSAVTQAQTYNLEHYLELAKSNSPLLKDLQNQVASGRLDSLRIRAGYKPQVSANSGGLYAPVAGGYGYAAAITNEHTLNALLGVNQSLDSKKNIAAQIDAVKLQSQSVLNTAKISEQDLKKAVTAQYIAAYGSLQQVKFNQEVITLLNREEELLKKLTRTNVYRQSDYLTFLVTLKQQELTLSQARLQYKNDYTTLNYLTGIADTSYIELQDPGIQKNIRADISNSIFFSQYKTDSLKLVNSLALIDFSYKPKINLLADGGYNSDFLSGPAYKNFGASVGFSFTLPLYDGGQRKIQYRKLSLEEDTRRSYKAFFDTQYRQQIAQLNQQIDGSEKLLNQIDEQMKYTESLVKVDTQLLQTGDVRVADLVLAINNYLAIKNLKTQTNINKLQLINQLNYWNK is encoded by the coding sequence TTGACCATCCGGATAAAATGGGTTTTCGGCTTTTTATTTTGCCTGCTTAGTGCTGTTACACAGGCACAAACCTACAATCTTGAACATTATTTGGAGCTTGCTAAAAGCAACAGTCCGCTGTTAAAGGACCTGCAAAACCAGGTTGCTTCGGGCCGGTTGGATAGCCTCCGGATCAGGGCTGGTTACAAACCCCAGGTAAGCGCCAACAGCGGCGGGCTTTATGCTCCGGTTGCCGGTGGCTATGGTTATGCTGCCGCTATTACTAATGAGCACACCCTCAACGCGCTATTGGGTGTCAATCAATCGCTGGATAGCAAAAAAAATATCGCTGCGCAGATCGACGCCGTGAAACTTCAATCGCAGTCGGTACTCAATACCGCTAAAATCTCCGAGCAGGACTTAAAAAAGGCAGTCACCGCGCAATATATAGCTGCCTACGGCAGCCTGCAACAGGTAAAATTTAACCAGGAGGTGATCACCCTCCTTAACCGAGAAGAAGAACTGCTGAAGAAACTAACCCGCACCAATGTTTATCGCCAAAGCGATTACCTTACTTTTTTGGTTACCCTTAAGCAACAGGAACTAACGCTATCGCAGGCGAGATTGCAGTATAAAAACGATTATACTACACTCAACTACCTAACCGGCATTGCCGATACCAGCTATATAGAACTGCAGGATCCCGGTATTCAAAAAAACATCCGTGCCGATATCAGTAACAGCATCTTTTTCAGCCAGTATAAAACCGATAGCCTTAAGCTGGTGAACAGCCTGGCACTGATTGATTTCAGTTACAAACCAAAGATCAACCTGCTGGCCGATGGCGGCTATAATTCTGATTTCCTGAGCGGTCCGGCCTATAAAAATTTCGGCGCCAGTGTCGGGTTCAGTTTTACGCTGCCATTATATGATGGCGGTCAGCGTAAGATCCAGTACCGAAAGCTTTCGTTAGAAGAAGATACCCGCCGCAGCTACAAAGCTTTTTTTGACACCCAATACCGCCAGCAGATTGCCCAGCTAAACCAGCAGATTGATGGCTCCGAAAAACTGCTAAATCAGATAGACGAACAAATGAAATATACCGAGAGCCTGGTAAAGGTTGATACGCAACTACTGCAAACCGGCGATGTGCGCGTGGCCGACCTGGTATTGGCCATTAACAATTACCTGGCTATAAAAAACCTTAAAACACAAACCAATATTAATAAGCTGCAACTTATTAATCAGCTAAATTACTGGAACAAATAA
- a CDS encoding efflux RND transporter periplasmic adaptor subunit codes for MKFKHIYLAVGLLILLYSCKGNTQPADDAGDAETAAQTPVTVTTVADSAMVDYIDLSATSVFQQKNIVKANANGYIQKVNILPGHYVNKGEFIFSIKTKEAQSIGNSINVLDTTFKFSGVNKIKAAGNGYVTQLNHQQGDYVQDGEQLAVISDRSSFVFVMQLPYELRAYVKNNQDVQLVLPGGEKLTARVSSSMPAVDSLSQTQGIVLRVNSANPIPENLVAKARIIKAIRPHTVSLPKSAILSNETQTEFWVMKLINPTTAVKTAITKGIETGDRVEILAPKFSANDKIVITGNYGLADTAKVKITSPL; via the coding sequence ATGAAATTTAAACATATATACCTGGCTGTCGGCCTCCTAATACTGCTGTATAGCTGCAAAGGCAACACCCAACCGGCGGATGATGCCGGCGATGCAGAAACAGCCGCTCAAACGCCTGTAACCGTAACCACAGTTGCCGACAGCGCCATGGTTGATTATATTGACCTGAGCGCAACATCCGTTTTTCAGCAAAAAAATATTGTTAAGGCCAATGCCAACGGTTATATCCAAAAGGTAAACATCCTGCCCGGGCATTATGTAAACAAAGGAGAGTTCATCTTCAGCATAAAAACCAAAGAAGCGCAGAGTATTGGCAACAGCATCAATGTGCTGGATACCACTTTCAAATTTTCGGGTGTAAATAAAATAAAAGCGGCCGGCAATGGCTACGTTACCCAACTCAACCACCAGCAGGGCGATTATGTACAGGATGGCGAACAACTTGCCGTGATCAGCGACCGCTCAAGCTTTGTATTTGTGATGCAATTGCCTTATGAACTGCGTGCGTATGTGAAAAATAATCAGGACGTACAACTTGTACTGCCCGGAGGCGAAAAACTTACAGCACGGGTAAGCTCATCAATGCCCGCTGTTGATTCACTATCGCAAACCCAGGGCATTGTACTTAGGGTAAACAGCGCTAATCCAATTCCCGAAAATTTAGTTGCTAAAGCACGGATCATTAAAGCGATAAGGCCCCATACGGTGTCGCTGCCAAAATCAGCTATACTGAGTAATGAAACCCAAACCGAATTCTGGGTAATGAAGCTTATCAATCCTACTACTGCCGTAAAAACCGCCATAACCAAAGGCATTGAAACCGGTGACAGGGTGGAGATCTTAGCGCCAAAGTTTTCGGCAAATGATAAAATAGTGATCACAGGTAATTATGGGCTGGCAGATACAGCTAAAGTGAAAATAACAAGCCCCCTCTAA
- a CDS encoding efflux RND transporter permease subunit yields MNQRKNYFITHRKPLGLVLALLIMGGLFAYSKLQTSLFPEITFPKIKIIADEGLQPVNKMMVTVTKPLENAIKQVPDLQLVRSTTSRGSCEISALLNWNADIDLSQQRIQSSIDQIKNDLPADVNISVAKMNPSILPVSGYTLESHNLSPIELRQLATYTVKPFLSQVDGVSEIRVIGGKLKEYWLTLDQQKMTSLGLTPDIISNTLATTNFVKSEGYLSDYKRMYLTVTDATINAKDQLEDLVISNNRKRIVRLKDFASIQVNEGIEYTRINANGRDGVLIAVIKQPNANLISVSNDMADKIEALKKLLPKGVSIRPYYVQADFVNDSLKSVSDSLWIGLLLAIIVAVIFLRSFKASITILITIPVTLGLTLLILYWLGYTFNIMTLGAIAASIGLIIDDAIVVVEQIHRVHEEHPDELSSHLVRKAIDYLFPAMVGSSISTIVIFIPFVLMTGVAGAYFKVLTDTMIITLLSSFFVTWIGLPVIYLLVTPKPKLNAAAKAKKEEVHTVKQQKWVSFFILRPYVSLIIIAALAAVIVIVPPLLETGFLPDMDEGAIVLDYKSPPGTSLEETDRMLKQIEKQIVKHPDVTAYSRRTGTQMGFFITEPNSGDYLIQLKKDRTKSTEEVISDLRKIVEETQPALEVEFGQVISDMLGDLTTSAEPIEIKVFGDKQQTLQNLSRQIAGLVEKVKGTADVLPGIIIAGPTVSIQPHYSKIAQYGITAADLQMQVQTALEGNVIGSLLEKEQLSPIRMVYPGNRSLNVNDIHNLHIFLPNGKLIPITELASVELRPGDAEINRENLQSMNVVSARLEGSDLGTVIAAIQKTIHDNVNLPTGYHVEYGGAYAQQQQSFKELLIILVTACLLVFGVILFLFRQFRIALLILVIGILGIAGSFLALFITGTPLNVGSYTGLIMIVGIIGENAIFTFLQFKESAIENGNKNIDAAITFAISTRLRPKLMTALGAIIALMPLALGIGAGAQLHQPLAIAVIGGFLAALPLLLIVLPAMLRILYRKGFSTHLNEINESHHG; encoded by the coding sequence ATGAACCAGCGCAAAAACTATTTTATAACCCACCGCAAGCCTTTAGGCCTGGTGCTGGCCCTGCTTATTATGGGCGGGCTGTTTGCCTATTCAAAACTGCAAACCTCACTTTTCCCCGAGATCACCTTTCCAAAAATAAAGATCATTGCCGACGAAGGCCTCCAGCCGGTAAATAAAATGATGGTAACGGTTACCAAACCGCTGGAAAATGCCATTAAGCAGGTACCCGACCTGCAACTGGTACGCAGCACCACCAGCAGGGGAAGCTGTGAAATTTCGGCCCTGCTCAACTGGAATGCCGATATCGACCTCAGCCAGCAGCGCATCCAGTCAAGTATCGACCAGATCAAGAACGACCTGCCCGCCGATGTAAATATCAGCGTAGCTAAAATGAACCCTTCTATTTTGCCGGTAAGCGGTTATACACTGGAAAGCCATAACCTGTCCCCTATTGAATTAAGGCAATTAGCTACTTACACTGTAAAACCGTTCCTTTCGCAGGTTGACGGGGTATCGGAGATCAGGGTGATCGGCGGTAAATTGAAAGAATACTGGCTCACGCTCGATCAGCAAAAAATGACTTCGTTGGGCCTTACGCCTGATATTATCAGCAATACGCTTGCCACTACCAATTTTGTAAAATCAGAGGGCTACCTGTCTGATTATAAGCGCATGTACCTCACTGTTACCGATGCTACCATCAACGCCAAAGATCAGTTGGAAGACCTGGTGATCAGTAACAACCGTAAAAGGATAGTACGGCTCAAGGATTTTGCAAGCATTCAGGTAAACGAAGGGATCGAGTACACCCGCATCAATGCCAACGGGCGTGATGGCGTACTGATAGCTGTAATAAAACAGCCTAACGCCAACCTGATATCGGTGAGCAATGACATGGCAGATAAGATTGAGGCACTAAAAAAATTGCTTCCCAAAGGGGTAAGTATCAGGCCATATTATGTTCAGGCTGATTTTGTGAACGATTCTTTAAAAAGTGTAAGTGACAGCCTTTGGATTGGTTTACTACTGGCCATTATTGTGGCGGTGATCTTTTTAAGATCGTTCAAGGCAAGCATCACCATATTGATTACTATCCCGGTTACACTTGGGCTTACATTGCTCATATTGTACTGGCTTGGTTACACTTTCAATATCATGACACTGGGTGCTATAGCAGCTTCTATCGGTTTAATTATTGACGATGCCATTGTGGTTGTCGAGCAGATACACCGTGTACACGAAGAACACCCGGATGAGCTGAGCAGCCATCTGGTCCGCAAAGCCATCGATTACCTTTTCCCGGCCATGGTTGGTTCATCTATCAGCACCATCGTAATCTTTATTCCGTTTGTACTGATGACGGGGGTTGCAGGAGCGTATTTTAAGGTACTTACCGATACCATGATCATTACCCTCTTGTCCTCGTTCTTTGTAACCTGGATAGGCTTGCCGGTAATTTACCTGCTTGTAACCCCTAAGCCTAAATTAAACGCGGCGGCAAAGGCTAAAAAAGAAGAGGTACATACGGTTAAACAACAAAAATGGGTGAGTTTTTTCATCCTGCGCCCTTATGTAAGCCTCATTATCATTGCCGCATTAGCAGCCGTAATTGTGATAGTACCACCTTTGCTTGAAACAGGCTTCCTGCCCGATATGGACGAAGGTGCCATTGTGCTCGATTATAAATCCCCTCCCGGGACTTCCCTGGAAGAAACCGACCGGATGTTAAAACAGATAGAGAAACAGATTGTAAAACATCCCGATGTAACGGCGTATTCGCGCCGTACGGGCACTCAAATGGGCTTTTTTATTACCGAGCCCAACAGCGGCGATTACCTCATCCAGCTTAAAAAAGACCGTACTAAAAGCACCGAAGAGGTAATCAGCGATCTGCGCAAAATTGTTGAAGAAACCCAGCCGGCGCTGGAGGTTGAATTTGGCCAGGTAATATCTGATATGCTGGGTGATTTGACCACGTCGGCCGAGCCTATCGAGATTAAAGTTTTTGGCGATAAGCAGCAAACTTTGCAAAATCTGTCGAGGCAAATAGCAGGGCTCGTTGAAAAAGTAAAAGGCACTGCCGATGTGCTGCCGGGTATTATCATTGCAGGCCCTACGGTCAGTATCCAGCCACATTACAGTAAGATTGCACAGTATGGAATCACCGCCGCCGATCTGCAAATGCAGGTACAAACCGCATTGGAAGGTAACGTGATAGGCAGCTTACTGGAGAAAGAACAGCTGTCCCCTATTCGCATGGTTTACCCCGGTAACCGCTCACTTAATGTTAATGATATTCATAACCTGCATATCTTTTTACCAAACGGCAAGCTTATTCCGATAACCGAACTTGCTTCGGTTGAATTAAGGCCCGGCGATGCCGAGATCAACCGCGAAAACCTGCAAAGCATGAACGTAGTGAGTGCAAGGCTGGAAGGCAGCGATCTGGGTACCGTAATAGCGGCCATTCAAAAAACTATCCATGATAACGTAAACCTGCCTACCGGCTACCATGTAGAATATGGTGGCGCTTATGCCCAGCAACAGCAATCATTTAAAGAATTGCTTATCATCCTGGTAACAGCTTGTTTGCTTGTTTTTGGAGTGATCTTGTTCCTGTTCAGGCAATTCAGGATAGCGCTGCTTATTTTGGTGATTGGCATTTTAGGTATCGCCGGCAGCTTCCTGGCCTTATTTATAACCGGCACACCGCTCAATGTGGGCAGCTACACAGGACTCATCATGATTGTAGGAATCATTGGCGAAAACGCTATTTTCACCTTCCTGCAGTTTAAGGAAAGCGCTATCGAAAATGGAAATAAAAACATTGACGCTGCTATAACTTTTGCCATCAGCACCCGTTTAAGACCCAAGCTAATGACCGCTTTAGGTGCAATTATAGCGCTGATGCCGCTTGCTTTGGGCATAGGTGCTGGCGCACAATTACATCAGCCACTGGCTATTGCAGTTATTGGTGGTTTTTTAGCGGCATTGCCATTGTTACTTATTGTTTTACCGGCAATGCTCCGTATATTGTACCGCAAAGGGTTCAGCACCCACTTAAATGAAATTAATGAAAGCCACCACGGTTAA
- a CDS encoding YncE family protein encodes MKKQILAVALLIAGIAPFKLNAQTYVADKTIALPGDGGYDYLAIDKVNRNLYVSHSTSVNVINLDTEKPVGVIDNMKGVHGIAIVNKLNRGFISDGKANAVVVFDLKTFKTITTIALTGADGPDAIMYDPYSDRVFTFNGESNNSSVINPATLKQVGTVALGGGPEFAVSDGKGKIYNNLEDKSSLNVIDSKSLKVIKNYPLAPCGGPTGLALDAVDQKLFTVCRENKGVSVVDIKTGKVTATLPIGAGVDAVVYDPETKLIFCSCGDGVTTIIKQKSADEYEVIQSLKTAERARTMALDAKTHKIYLSVAQFEPGTRKTIPNTFKVLVFKQN; translated from the coding sequence ATGAAAAAGCAAATTTTGGCCGTAGCCTTGCTCATAGCAGGTATAGCTCCGTTTAAACTGAATGCGCAAACCTATGTGGCCGATAAAACCATCGCGCTTCCGGGCGATGGCGGTTACGATTACCTGGCGATTGATAAAGTAAACCGTAACCTGTACGTATCGCATAGCACATCTGTAAACGTTATTAACCTGGATACCGAAAAGCCGGTTGGTGTTATTGATAACATGAAAGGCGTTCACGGTATAGCCATAGTAAATAAACTTAATCGCGGCTTCATCAGTGATGGCAAGGCAAATGCCGTAGTGGTTTTCGATCTGAAAACTTTTAAAACCATTACTACTATTGCCCTTACGGGTGCCGATGGCCCGGATGCCATTATGTATGACCCTTACTCAGATCGTGTGTTTACCTTCAACGGCGAAAGCAATAACTCATCAGTAATTAACCCGGCCACACTTAAACAGGTTGGCACAGTGGCACTTGGCGGTGGCCCCGAGTTTGCAGTATCTGATGGAAAAGGAAAGATCTACAATAACCTTGAAGACAAAAGCAGCCTGAATGTTATTGATAGCAAAAGCCTTAAAGTGATCAAAAACTATCCCCTTGCTCCCTGCGGTGGCCCAACAGGTTTAGCGCTTGATGCCGTTGATCAGAAATTATTTACCGTTTGCCGCGAAAATAAGGGGGTGAGTGTTGTTGATATCAAAACAGGAAAAGTTACTGCTACCCTGCCAATTGGCGCAGGTGTTGATGCCGTAGTTTATGACCCCGAAACCAAACTGATCTTCTGCTCATGCGGCGATGGCGTTACTACCATCATCAAACAAAAATCGGCCGATGAATATGAGGTGATCCAATCGCTTAAAACTGCCGAAAGGGCCAGGACAATGGCGCTGGACGCCAAAACCCACAAGATTTATTTAAGTGTTGCCCAGTTTGAACCAGGAACCCGCAAAACCATTCCCAATACTTTTAAAGTGCTTGTTTTTAAGCAAAACTAA
- a CDS encoding fatty acid desaturase produces MIKKTDFVYSQESEPHRIRTKKILKEFPQLRKLIGKNPKTIWAIVGLVAFQVVLAWFVRDQSWWIVFGAAYLLGAFADHALFVMIHECTHQLLFKNRNANRWASMFANLPQILPSAISFEKYHIKHHSFQGVHELDADLPNRWEAKLISNSFFGKAIWLLFFPVFQLFRLSRLREIHPFDGWILTNWLLQAAFTTAIAYFMGWHAVAFLLLSFSFSVGLHPLGARWIQEHYLTVTEEQETYSYYGNFNAVAFNVGFHNEHHDFPSIPWNKLPEIRKTAPEYYDTLYYHTSWTKLFFQFLFDREISLFNRILRKDRGRVALTDISKPDIDLTKSETAKPELVDVEK; encoded by the coding sequence ATGATAAAAAAGACTGATTTTGTTTATTCCCAGGAGTCTGAACCTCATCGCATCCGCACAAAAAAAATCTTGAAAGAGTTTCCGCAACTGCGTAAACTTATAGGTAAAAATCCTAAAACGATATGGGCCATTGTTGGGTTAGTAGCTTTCCAAGTTGTTTTAGCCTGGTTTGTACGTGACCAGTCATGGTGGATAGTTTTTGGCGCAGCCTATTTGCTTGGGGCTTTTGCCGATCATGCGCTGTTTGTGATGATCCACGAATGTACACACCAGTTGCTGTTTAAAAACCGTAATGCCAACCGCTGGGCATCTATGTTTGCCAATTTACCGCAAATATTGCCAAGTGCCATTTCGTTCGAGAAATATCATATCAAACATCACTCTTTTCAGGGTGTACATGAGCTTGATGCCGATTTACCGAACCGCTGGGAAGCAAAACTGATCAGTAATTCATTTTTTGGTAAAGCAATCTGGCTGCTGTTTTTCCCGGTATTCCAATTGTTCCGCCTTTCACGTTTAAGGGAAATCCATCCCTTTGATGGCTGGATCCTGACAAACTGGTTATTGCAGGCAGCATTTACTACTGCTATCGCTTACTTTATGGGCTGGCATGCCGTAGCATTCCTGCTGCTAAGCTTCTCGTTTTCGGTTGGCCTGCACCCGCTGGGCGCCCGCTGGATCCAGGAACACTACCTTACCGTTACCGAAGAACAGGAAACTTACAGCTACTATGGTAATTTTAACGCCGTAGCCTTTAACGTAGGCTTCCACAATGAGCACCATGATTTCCCTTCTATCCCATGGAATAAACTTCCGGAGATCAGGAAGACTGCCCCTGAATACTACGATACTTTATACTATCATACCTCATGGACAAAATTATTTTTCCAGTTTTTGTTCGATAGGGAGATCTCGCTGTTCAACCGCATTCTGCGTAAAGACCGCGGCCGTGTAGCGCTGACAGATATTTCAAAACCAGATATCGATCTCACCAAGTCCGAAACAGCAAAGCCGGAGCTTGTGGATGTTGAAAAATAA